Proteins encoded in a region of the Desulfonatronovibrio magnus genome:
- a CDS encoding HpcH/HpaI aldolase family protein gives MTTRENLKLRIVNHECTIGSWITIGSTVVAEIMAQAGFDWLVIDMEHSAITLDIAQDMIRVIDLCGVPPLVRVGHNQPNIIKRVMDSGAHGVIVPMVNSKTEAQQAVASVKYPPEGFRGVGLARAQKYGQDFEGYRKWNQENSIVIVQVEHIDAVNNLEDILSVSGVDGFIVGPYDLSGSLGVPGQFENPDVQDALEHIQKVSAKKNAISGFHIIQPNIDELESKQMQGYKFLAFSLDIIFLGNHCREKIKSAKLT, from the coding sequence ATGACTACCAGGGAAAACTTGAAGCTAAGAATAGTAAATCACGAGTGTACGATTGGCTCATGGATCACTATCGGTAGTACAGTTGTAGCAGAAATTATGGCCCAGGCAGGTTTTGACTGGCTTGTCATAGATATGGAGCATAGCGCTATCACCCTGGATATAGCCCAGGATATGATACGAGTGATTGATTTATGCGGTGTACCTCCACTTGTTAGAGTAGGACATAATCAGCCCAACATCATTAAACGGGTTATGGATAGCGGAGCACATGGTGTAATAGTTCCAATGGTAAATTCGAAAACTGAAGCCCAGCAGGCTGTGGCTTCAGTTAAATATCCGCCTGAAGGATTCAGGGGGGTCGGCTTGGCAAGAGCTCAGAAATACGGACAGGATTTCGAAGGCTACCGAAAATGGAACCAGGAAAACAGCATTGTCATTGTGCAGGTTGAGCATATTGATGCGGTTAATAACCTTGAAGATATACTGAGTGTATCGGGTGTAGATGGTTTTATTGTCGGCCCTTATGACTTGTCTGGATCGCTTGGAGTACCCGGCCAGTTTGAAAATCCCGATGTTCAAGATGCTCTGGAACATATCCAGAAAGTTTCAGCCAAAAAAAACGCCATATCAGGCTTCCATATAATACAACCAAATATTGACGAATTAGAATCAAAGCAAATGCAAGGCTATAAATTTCTGGCTTTCAGCCTTGATATTATTTTTCTGGGCAATCATTGTCGTGAAAAAATCAAATCTGCGAAACTGACATAA
- a CDS encoding cytidylyltransferase domain-containing protein: protein MIISDQITAILPMKGHSERVSNKNIRHFNGKQLYHHAAQVLQDSKFISSIVINTDSEIISEKAPKHFSKVHIINRPESIRGDFVPMNDIIAHDISVTDGEHFLQTHSTNPLLSQATLERAIQKYFEGLDRYDSLFSVTKLQTRLYWESGKPINHDPSKLERTQDLPPVFEENSNFYIFSRESFVRANNNRIGLTPQMFEVDPLEAIDIDEESDFQLAEAIYHLKSVGKLP from the coding sequence ATGATTATCTCTGATCAAATTACTGCCATCTTACCCATGAAGGGTCACTCCGAACGTGTTTCCAACAAGAACATACGGCATTTCAACGGAAAACAACTGTATCACCATGCAGCTCAAGTATTACAGGATTCAAAATTTATTAGTAGCATTGTAATTAATACGGACAGTGAGATCATTTCTGAAAAAGCCCCCAAACACTTTTCTAAAGTTCACATCATTAATCGCCCAGAAAGCATTAGAGGCGATTTTGTACCTATGAACGACATTATTGCACATGACATTTCAGTAACAGACGGAGAACATTTCCTACAGACCCATAGCACGAATCCCCTTTTATCTCAGGCTACTCTTGAAAGAGCTATCCAAAAATACTTTGAAGGCCTTGACCGCTATGACTCCCTCTTTTCTGTAACAAAGCTGCAAACCAGGTTGTACTGGGAGTCAGGTAAACCAATCAACCACGACCCTTCAAAACTGGAAAGAACTCAAGACTTGCCACCCGTCTTTGAGGAAAATTCAAACTTTTATATTTTCTCACGCGAGTCTTTCGTAAGAGCTAATAATAACAGAATAGGCTTAACCCCACAAATGTTTGAGGTCGATCCTCTTGAAGCCATAGATATTGATGAAGAATCTGACTTTCAGCTTGCTGAAGCCATTTATCATCTAAAGTCTGTTGGGAAGCTGCCATGA
- a CDS encoding FAD-dependent oxidoreductase, whose amino-acid sequence MIAILGAGISGISAAYHLRQRGIESIVFEKDEDWGGGFMEILKLMGLDLIKQSICHSLNLKSLCDSGNGTLHFHLLPVTHVAASSTPLRGGEGPDPAGGHAAADGPGD is encoded by the coding sequence ATGATAGCTATCCTTGGAGCCGGCATCTCCGGTATCTCAGCGGCATATCATCTCCGACAAAGGGGTATCGAAAGTATAGTCTTTGAAAAGGATGAAGACTGGGGGGGGGGCTTTATGGAAATTTTGAAATTGATGGGTTTAGATTTGATAAAGCAATCCATCTGTCATTCACTGAATTTGAAATCCCTCTGTGACAGTGGTAATGGAACGCTACATTTTCATCTCCTTCCGGTAACGCATGTGGCAGCCTCTTCCACGCCTCTGCGAGGGGGTGAGGGACCTGACCCTGCTGGAGGCCATGCAGCGGCTGATGGTCCTGGTGATTGA
- the rfbC gene encoding dTDP-4-dehydrorhamnose 3,5-epimerase: MEIIPTNLQGVYEIQCRNFQDQRGLFIKTFHADTFAAHGLDTDFKESFYSVSKKNVLRGMHFQKPPHDHAKLVYVTDGEILDVALDIRKDSPSFGRYFSTTLLDINAKSLYMAKGFAHGFLTLSETATVVYLTTTVHAPEHDIGVRWDSFGFDWGLIKPVVSQRDNSFKKFKECL; this comes from the coding sequence ATGGAGATAATTCCTACGAATCTGCAGGGAGTATACGAAATACAGTGCAGGAATTTTCAGGATCAACGTGGGCTTTTTATAAAAACTTTCCATGCAGATACCTTTGCTGCACATGGCCTGGATACTGATTTCAAGGAAAGCTTTTATTCCGTATCAAAGAAGAACGTATTGCGCGGCATGCATTTTCAAAAGCCGCCACACGATCATGCCAAGCTCGTTTACGTGACTGACGGCGAGATCCTGGACGTGGCCCTTGATATCAGAAAGGATTCGCCCAGTTTTGGCCGGTATTTTTCCACAACATTGTTAGACATAAACGCCAAATCATTATACATGGCCAAGGGCTTCGCTCATGGTTTCCTGACCCTCTCTGAAACCGCGACTGTGGTGTATCTGACCACAACAGTCCACGCTCCAGAACATGATATCGGTGTAAGGTGGGACAGTTTTGGATTTGACTGGGGCTTGATAAAGCCTGTTGTCTCTCAACGTGACAATTCTTTTAAAAAATTTAAAGAGTGTTTATGA
- a CDS encoding NAD-dependent epimerase/dehydratase family protein has protein sequence MKKTILLTGATGFLGSHLLEALLNNNYQVVILKRSFSDAWRINHLIDNVKSYDLDKDPLEHAFKDQPIDVVIHLATLYRKFDKGKEVSEMIASNVTFPVEIIECGIRHGLKGFINTGTFFEYDCSVLPVREDAPFKPFNLYAKTKLAFENILVTYSSSISTMTLRLFSLYGEKDNAKLIPMLIQKALKKETMELSDGLQKLDFVYSADIIDAYLKALNVIHAFKPKHQVFNIGSGSPVSVREVVSILEQQLGTSVKKTWGKPSEFDISIVFADISRARKDLSWKPEHSIHEGMEKTIRYYAKRNETWR, from the coding sequence ATGAAGAAAACCATCCTCCTCACCGGAGCCACCGGTTTTCTCGGCAGTCACTTGCTGGAGGCACTGCTGAACAATAATTACCAGGTGGTTATCCTGAAACGGTCCTTTTCCGATGCCTGGCGTATCAACCATCTGATAGACAATGTAAAAAGCTATGACCTTGATAAAGATCCCCTGGAACACGCTTTCAAGGATCAGCCCATTGATGTGGTGATTCACCTGGCAACCCTTTACCGAAAGTTCGACAAAGGGAAAGAAGTCTCTGAAATGATCGCCTCCAATGTCACCTTTCCGGTTGAAATTATTGAATGTGGTATTAGGCACGGCCTTAAAGGTTTTATTAACACCGGGACATTCTTTGAATATGATTGTTCTGTATTGCCGGTCAGGGAAGATGCGCCATTCAAACCATTCAACCTTTACGCCAAAACTAAGCTGGCCTTTGAAAATATCCTGGTCACATATTCCAGCAGTATATCCACCATGACATTGAGGCTGTTTTCGCTTTATGGAGAAAAGGATAACGCCAAGCTGATCCCCATGCTTATTCAGAAAGCTTTAAAAAAAGAAACCATGGAATTGTCTGATGGACTGCAAAAACTGGATTTTGTCTACTCCGCAGACATTATTGATGCTTACCTCAAGGCTTTGAACGTTATCCACGCATTCAAGCCGAAGCACCAGGTCTTCAATATCGGTTCAGGGTCTCCCGTTAGTGTCCGGGAAGTTGTTTCCATTCTGGAACAACAATTAGGCACTTCGGTAAAAAAAACATGGGGCAAACCATCCGAATTTGATATCTCCATTGTTTTTGCTGATATTTCCAGGGCAAGAAAGGATTTGAGCTGGAAGCCTGAACACTCCATCCACGAAGGAATGGAAAAAACAATCAGGTATTACGCAAAAAGGAATGAAACATGGAGATAA
- the rfbH gene encoding lipopolysaccharide biosynthesis protein RfbH, protein MDSDNRIGEIVLMEFPYTNAKGSKVRPAVIVFDNSMTGVGRDLTVAYMTTEIDRYRHVPVAVLVERSDLDSGWIKDTSVIRTDKLLTIDENSFMRTGIARLNQQKIQELLKSLSRTMVSTFYQSVHKPKISAPFTPGVSRVNYAGRVFDEAEMCNLVDSSLEFWLTYGRYSREFEKRLAEFLSINYAFLVNSGSSANLLAFMALTSPLLENKAMRRGDEVITVAAGFPTTVAPIIQYGAVPVFVDVDLATFNIDVTQLEAALSSRTKVVMLAHTLGNPFDIQAVKSFCDAHNLWLIEDNCDALGSKYQGRYTGTWGDIGTSSFYPPHHMTMGEGGAVYTNDNLLKKIILSMRDWGRDCWCESGVDNTCGCRFSSQHGTLPFGYDHKYVYSHFGYNLKPSDMQAAIGCAQLDKLETFTARRRENFNLLRSGLADLDRFFHLPEPTPGSDPSWFGFFLTLKDGVPFTRNQIVEHLEAANIQTRNLFAGNITRHPCFMGLKEGVDFRIVGELAVTDKIMNDSFWIGVYPGMKQEVVEYMVNTIRSFVENL, encoded by the coding sequence TTGGACTCAGATAACAGGATCGGGGAAATTGTGCTCATGGAATTTCCCTACACCAATGCCAAAGGCTCCAAAGTCAGGCCGGCAGTCATTGTTTTTGATAATTCAATGACAGGAGTTGGACGTGATTTGACAGTAGCCTACATGACCACGGAAATTGACAGATATCGTCATGTACCCGTTGCGGTTCTGGTGGAGCGTAGCGATCTGGATTCCGGATGGATTAAAGATACCAGCGTCATTCGAACAGATAAGCTGCTTACAATAGATGAAAATAGTTTTATGCGGACTGGTATTGCCCGCTTGAATCAGCAAAAAATTCAAGAACTACTCAAAAGCCTCAGCCGTACTATGGTGTCTACATTTTACCAGTCTGTTCACAAGCCCAAGATTTCCGCTCCCTTTACCCCGGGTGTTTCGCGGGTTAATTATGCCGGACGGGTTTTTGATGAAGCTGAGATGTGCAACCTGGTGGATTCTTCTCTGGAGTTCTGGTTGACCTATGGCCGATATTCCAGGGAATTTGAAAAACGCCTGGCAGAATTTCTAAGCATTAACTACGCTTTCCTGGTCAATTCCGGCTCCTCAGCCAATTTACTGGCCTTCATGGCCCTGACTTCACCTCTCTTAGAAAATAAAGCCATGCGCCGTGGCGATGAAGTCATCACGGTTGCCGCCGGGTTCCCCACTACTGTGGCCCCGATTATTCAATACGGTGCAGTTCCGGTTTTCGTGGATGTGGATTTGGCCACTTTCAATATTGATGTGACCCAGCTTGAAGCGGCTTTATCATCGAGAACCAAAGTGGTAATGCTGGCCCATACTCTGGGAAACCCTTTTGATATTCAAGCGGTCAAGTCTTTTTGCGATGCCCATAACCTGTGGCTCATCGAAGACAATTGCGATGCCCTTGGTTCAAAATACCAGGGCAGATACACTGGAACCTGGGGAGACATCGGCACTTCCAGTTTTTATCCGCCCCACCACATGACCATGGGAGAAGGAGGGGCTGTATATACCAACGACAATCTTCTTAAAAAAATTATCCTTTCCATGCGCGACTGGGGCCGCGACTGCTGGTGCGAGAGTGGCGTGGACAATACCTGCGGCTGCCGCTTTTCCAGTCAGCACGGCACACTCCCTTTTGGATATGATCATAAATATGTGTACAGCCATTTCGGTTACAACCTGAAACCCTCAGATATGCAGGCTGCCATAGGCTGCGCTCAATTGGACAAGCTGGAAACCTTCACGGCCAGGCGCAGGGAAAATTTTAATCTTTTGCGATCCGGCCTGGCTGATCTGGACCGGTTCTTCCACCTTCCCGAACCCACCCCGGGCAGTGACCCCAGCTGGTTCGGCTTTTTCCTCACGTTAAAAGATGGTGTTCCGTTCACCAGAAACCAAATCGTGGAACACCTCGAAGCCGCCAATATCCAGACCAGGAATTTGTTCGCGGGCAACATCACCCGCCATCCCTGTTTCATGGGATTGAAGGAAGGTGTGGATTTCAGGATTGTGGGCGAACTGGCAGTGACAGACAAGATTATGAACGACAGTTTCTGGATTGGTGTTTATCCGGGGATGAAGCAAGAAGTGGTTGAGTATATGGTGAACACGATTCGGAGTTTTGTGGAAAATCTATGA
- the rfbG gene encoding CDP-glucose 4,6-dehydratase: MDVLFADIYRDKKIFITGHTGFKGSWLAFWLTCLGADVTGFALEPDTDPSHFKLLNLPMRSIIGDIRDPQALSKAILKTKPEIVFHLAAQPLVRLSYKQPVETFSSNVMGTIHLFEACRKVDTVRAIVNITSDKCYENREWVWGYRESDPMGGHDPYSASKGCAELVTSSWRNSFFHPDQYGRSHQTLLASARAGNVIGGGDWGEDRIITDLVTAASQGRKLIIRNPSATRPWQHVLEPLSGYLLLGQCLLEGDAKCADAWNFGPGDEDSITVLEVVQAMQGQWDHVQYDVKHDTSQPHEAGLLKLDCSKSRSRLDWKPVWSTDSNFNKTISWYKSFYDRGLILTSDNLKEYISYAKQKQICWARR; the protein is encoded by the coding sequence ATGGACGTTTTGTTTGCTGATATATACAGAGACAAAAAGATCTTTATAACCGGGCATACCGGATTCAAAGGCTCCTGGCTGGCCTTCTGGCTTACCTGCCTGGGTGCGGATGTAACTGGATTCGCTCTGGAACCGGATACCGATCCCAGCCATTTCAAACTACTTAACCTGCCCATGCGCTCTATTATAGGCGATATCCGTGACCCACAGGCATTAAGCAAGGCAATACTGAAAACAAAACCCGAAATAGTCTTTCATCTGGCGGCCCAACCCCTTGTTCGGCTTTCTTACAAGCAGCCGGTTGAAACCTTTTCTTCCAATGTCATGGGCACGATCCACCTGTTTGAAGCCTGCCGCAAAGTCGATACCGTCCGGGCCATAGTCAACATTACATCTGACAAATGCTATGAAAACAGGGAATGGGTCTGGGGCTACCGCGAATCAGATCCCATGGGCGGGCATGATCCCTACAGTGCCTCTAAAGGCTGCGCAGAACTGGTCACTTCAAGCTGGCGCAACTCATTTTTTCATCCTGATCAATATGGCAGATCCCACCAGACCCTGCTTGCCAGCGCCCGGGCCGGAAACGTTATCGGCGGGGGCGACTGGGGAGAGGATCGGATCATCACGGACCTGGTAACAGCCGCAAGTCAGGGCCGGAAACTCATCATTCGCAATCCATCCGCCACCCGCCCCTGGCAGCATGTACTTGAACCCTTGTCCGGTTATTTGCTTTTGGGGCAATGTTTACTGGAAGGTGATGCTAAGTGTGCGGATGCCTGGAATTTCGGACCTGGAGATGAAGACAGCATTACCGTGCTCGAAGTTGTACAGGCAATGCAGGGGCAGTGGGACCATGTTCAATATGATGTCAAGCATGATACGAGCCAGCCTCATGAAGCCGGACTGCTCAAACTGGATTGTTCAAAGTCCAGATCAAGACTTGACTGGAAGCCGGTATGGAGTACAGATTCCAACTTTAACAAAACAATATCCTGGTATAAATCTTTTTATGACCGGGGTCTGATTCTTACCTCAGATAATCTCAAAGAATATATAAGTTACGCAAAACAAAAACAGATCTGCTGGGCAAGGAGGTAG
- the rfbF gene encoding glucose-1-phosphate cytidylyltransferase produces the protein MQTVLFCGGLGTRLREETEFKPKPMVHIGNKPIIWHIMKIYAHFGYNEFVLTLGHKGDMIKDFFLHYETMNNDVTIELGRPESINMHNCHDECGWKITLSNTGENTLKGGRLKRVEKYIRGDTFMLTYGDGVANVDINKLLEFHHSHGKMVTVTGVRPIARFGELLVDDQMVRSFQEKPQVSGDNGLISGGFFVFNRDIFDYLTEDENCDLEHGPLEALAQKHQLMAYRHEGFWYCMDTLRDMEKLNAMWDRGEAPWKVW, from the coding sequence ATGCAAACAGTACTTTTTTGTGGAGGGCTCGGGACAAGACTTAGGGAAGAGACCGAATTTAAACCGAAACCCATGGTTCACATTGGTAACAAGCCCATCATCTGGCATATAATGAAAATATACGCTCATTTTGGATACAACGAATTTGTACTCACTCTTGGTCACAAAGGCGATATGATCAAAGATTTTTTCCTTCATTATGAGACCATGAATAATGATGTCACCATAGAACTGGGAAGACCTGAATCAATCAATATGCATAATTGTCATGATGAATGCGGCTGGAAGATAACACTGTCTAACACCGGGGAAAACACTCTAAAAGGTGGCCGACTGAAACGTGTGGAAAAGTACATACGAGGCGACACCTTCATGCTCACTTACGGTGACGGCGTGGCAAATGTGGACATAAACAAACTGCTTGAATTCCATCACTCTCACGGCAAGATGGTCACTGTGACCGGAGTACGCCCCATTGCAAGGTTTGGAGAGCTTCTGGTGGACGATCAAATGGTCAGGTCTTTCCAGGAAAAACCCCAAGTTTCTGGAGATAATGGTTTGATCAGCGGTGGTTTTTTCGTTTTTAACAGAGACATATTTGATTACCTAACTGAAGATGAAAACTGTGACCTGGAACACGGTCCTTTGGAAGCGCTTGCTCAAAAACATCAACTTATGGCCTACAGGCATGAAGGCTTCTGGTATTGCATGGACACCCTGCGGGATATGGAAAAGCTCAATGCCATGTGGGACAGGGGCGAAGCCCCATGGAAGGTCTGGTAG